Proteins encoded in a region of the Mucilaginibacter sabulilitoris genome:
- a CDS encoding RNA polymerase sigma-70 factor, translating to MDNKEMTASLVNDNETVFEQLFKKHFRELHAYAFSLLKDWDVAEEIVQALFLKLWEKNEWPNIQNSIKSYLYKSVYHDSLNYIRRQKVQQRYQTTTAYSMKNHTDDAAGKLKLSELERHLYKALNKLPEKCRAIFHLSRFEELKYQEIANQLNISIKTVETHMGKALRILRKEMKEFLPLITLMLFNMFRS from the coding sequence ATGGATAATAAGGAGATGACGGCCAGTTTAGTCAATGATAATGAGACTGTTTTTGAGCAGCTGTTCAAAAAACATTTTAGGGAACTTCATGCTTATGCTTTCTCTTTACTAAAAGACTGGGATGTTGCGGAAGAGATTGTACAGGCGCTGTTTCTTAAACTGTGGGAAAAAAATGAATGGCCAAATATTCAAAATTCCATCAAATCATATCTGTACAAATCGGTGTACCACGATAGCCTTAATTATATAAGGCGGCAAAAAGTGCAACAAAGGTATCAAACCACAACTGCGTATTCAATGAAAAATCATACAGACGACGCTGCCGGTAAACTAAAATTAAGTGAACTGGAGCGGCACTTATATAAAGCCCTGAACAAACTGCCCGAAAAATGCCGGGCCATTTTTCACCTGAGCCGGTTTGAGGAGCTAAAATACCAGGAAATTGCCAACCAGCTCAATATATCAATTAAAACTGTAGAAACGCACATGGGTAAAGCCCTGCGGATACTAAGAAAAGAGATGAAAGAATTTTTACCATTAATTACATTAATGCTATTTAATATGTTTAGGTCATGA